In Hyperolius riggenbachi isolate aHypRig1 chromosome 10, aHypRig1.pri, whole genome shotgun sequence, a genomic segment contains:
- the LOC137536123 gene encoding microfibrillar-associated protein 1-like — EGEEEGEGEEEEEEGEGEGEEEEEEEEEEEEEEEEEEEEEEEEEEEEEEEEEEEEEEEEEEEEEEEEEEEEEEDEKEEEEDDEEEDEEEEDDEDEEEEDEEDEEDEDEEDEEDEEEEDEEEEDEEEEEEEEEEEEEDEEDEEDEEEDDDEEDEEDEEEEEEDEEEEEEEDNIEEEEEEDIEEEDIEEEDIEEEEEDIEDKKEEEEEE, encoded by the coding sequence gaaggagaagaagaaggagaaggagaagaagaagaagaagaaggagaaggagaaggagaagaagaagaagaagaagaagaagaagaagaagaagaagaagaagaagaagaagaagaagaagaagaagaagaagaagaagaagaagaagaagaagaagaagaagaagaagaagaagaagaagaagaagaagaagaagaagaagaagaagaagaagaagaagatgaaaaagaagaagaagaagatgatgaagaagaagatgaagaagaagaagatgacgaagatgaagaagaagaagatgaagaagatgaagaagatgaagatgaagaagatgaagaagatgaagaagaagaagatgaagaagaagaagatgaagaagaagaagaagaagaagaagaagaagaagaagaagatgaagaagatgaagaagatgaagaagaagatgatgatgaagaagatgaagaagatgaagaagaagaagaagaagatgaagaagaagaagaagaagaagacaatatagaagaagaagaagaagaagatatagaagaagaagatatagaagaagaagatatagaagaagaagaagaagatatagaagataaaaaagaagaagaagaagaaga